Proteins encoded together in one Juglans regia cultivar Chandler chromosome 9, Walnut 2.0, whole genome shotgun sequence window:
- the LOC109000206 gene encoding trifunctional UDP-glucose 4,6-dehydratase/UDP-4-keto-6-deoxy-D-glucose 3,5-epimerase/UDP-4-keto-L-rhamnose-reductase RHM1-like gives MANYTPKNILVTGAAGFIASHVVNRLIRNYSDYKIIVLDKLDYCSNMKNLLPSKSSPNMKFVKGDIGSADLVNYLLVTESIDTIMHFAAQTHVDNSFGNSFEFVKNNIAGTHVLLEACKATGQIKRFIHVSTDEVYGETDEDAVVGNHEASQLLPTNPYSASKAGAEMLVMAYGRSYGLPVITTRGNNVFGPNQFPEKLIPKFILLAMQGKHLPIHGDGSHVRSYLYCEDVAEAFEVILHEGEVGHVYNIGTTEEMRVIDVAKDICKLFSKDPATNIKFVENRPFNDQRYFLDNQKLRKLGWSVRTTWEEGLKKTIEWYVNNPDWWGDISGALLPHPRMLMMPGQPEGHLNGSEDGNFASHDVSSNTLLRDPSSKRSGFPKKRSLKFLIYGRTGWVGGQLGKLCEKQGIPFQYGRGRLEDRSSLLADIRNVKPTHVFNAAGVTGKPNADWCESHKAETIRTNVAGALTLAEVCREHGLLMMHFSTGCIYEYDATHPEGSGIGFTENDKPNFAGSFFSKTRAMVEELLKEYDNVCTLRGRMAISSDLNSPRNFIIKISRYSKVVNVLNSMTVLDELLPISIEMAKRNLKGIWNFTNPGVLSHNDVLEMYKRYIDPDFKWANFTLEEQAKILASARSNTELDATKLKTEFPELLSIKESLIKYVFGPNTKNFTE, from the exons ATGGCAAATTATACCCCAAAGAACATCCTCGTTACTGGGGCTGCTGGTTTCATTGCATCCCATGTTGTCAACCGGCTCATTCGTAACTACTCTGACTACAAAATCATCGTCCTTGATAAGCTTGATTACTGCtcaaatatgaaaaaccttCTTCCCTCTAAATCATCTCCCAATATGAAGTTTGTCAAAGGGGACATTGGCAGTGCTGACCTTGTCAACTATCTCCTCGTCACCGAATCTATCGACACCATAATGCACTTTGCAGCCCAGACTCATGTTGACAACTCGTTTGGTAACAGCTTTGAGTTTGTCAAGAACAATATCGCTGGTACCCATGTCCTTTTAGAAGCCTGCAAGGCCACTGGCCAGATCAAGAGGTTCATCCATGTTAGTACGGACGAGGTCTATGGGGAGACAGATGAGGATGCTGTTGTCGGAAACCACGAGGCTTCTCAACTCCTCCCAACAAATCCATACTCTGCATCAAAAGCTGGAGCAGAAATGCTTGTTATGGCATATGGTAGATCATATGGATTACCTGTGATAACGACACGTGGGAATAATGTTTTTGGGCCCAACCAGTTTCCTGAGAAATTAATACCAAAGTTCATCCTCTTGGCCATGCAAGGGAAGCATCTTCCAATTCACGGCGATGGGTCCCATGTAAGGAGTTATTTATATTGCGAGGATGTTGCTGAGGCTTTTGAAGTCATTCTTCACGAGGGAGAGGTAGGTCATGTTTACAATATTGGGACAACGGAGGAAATGAGAGTTATTGATGTGGCCAAAGATATATGCAAACTTTTCTCAAAGGACCCAGCGACAAACATCAAGTTTGTTGAGAACAGACCATTTAATGACCAAAGGTATTTTCTAGATAATCAGAAGCTACGTAAATTGGGATGGTCTGTGCGGACTACTTGGGAAGAAGGGCTGAAGAAGACCATAGAATGGTACGTCAACAATCCTGATTGGTGGGGTGACATCTCCGGGGCACTGCTTCCTCATCCAAGAATGCTGATGATGCCTGGTCAGCCTGAGGGACATTTAAATGGTTCAGAAGATGGCAACTTTGCATCTCATGATGTCTCAAGTAATACCTTATTGCGGGATCCATCTTCCAAACGAAGTGGCTTTCCTAAAAAACGTTCCTTGAAGTTCTTGATCTACGGTAGAACTGGTTGGGTTGGGGGTCAGCTTGGAAAGTTATGTGAAAAACAAGGAATTCCATTTCAATACGGAAGAGGGCGTCTAGAGGATCGGTCATCACTTTTGGCAGATATTCGTAATGTTAAGCCAACCCATGTTTTTAATGCTGCTGGTGTGACTGGTAAACCTAATGCAGATTGGTGCGAGTCTCATAAGGCAGAAACAATTCGCACGAATGTTGCTGGAGCCTTAACCTTAGCAGAAGTTTGTAGAGAGCATGGACTCTTGATGATGCATTTTTCTACAGGGTGTATATACGAGTATGATGCTACACATCCTGAAGGATCTGGCATTGGATTTACAGAGAATGACAAACCCAATTTCGCCGgttctttcttttccaaaacccGGGCAATG GTTGAAGAGCTGTTGAAAGAATATGACAATGTCTGCACTTTAAGAGGTCGGATGGCAATATCATCTGACCTAAACAGTCCACGCAACTTCATAATTAAGATTTCTCGTTATAGCAAAGTGGTTAACGTCCTAAATAGCATGACTGTCTTGGATGAGCTTCTACCCATTTCAATTGAGATGGCAAAGCGAAATTTGAAGGGTATATGGAACTTCACAAACCCTGGGGTATTGAGCCACAATGATGTTCTCGAGATGTATAAGCGATACATTGACCCTGACTTCAAGTGGGCAAACTTCACACTTGAAGAACAGGCCAAGATCCTCGCGTCTGCTCGAAGTAACACTGAGTTGGATGCAACGAAGTTGAAGACAGAGTTCCCCGAGTTGCTATCTATCAAGGAGTCGCTAATTAAATATGTCTTTGGACCCAACACGAAAAACTTCACAGAATAA